ACCGTTTTTAGCTGTTATCGTTTTTTCATGTAATCAGAATAAAAAGTTGGAAAGAGAAGCATACCAATGGCCGGAAGCAACGCCTCCCGTAGCAGAGAAAAAAGACCATGAAACCGGAATGCATGGCGACAAACGAAATGATGAGTACTATTGGATGGCCGACTATTTCAGCAAAGGGGCCGACAGCAATAAAGTAGTAGATTATCTGAAAGCCGAGAATGCGTATACAGACAAGTTGCTCGCCGGAACCGAGCAGTTGCAAAAAGAGCTGTTCTCGGAAATGAAAGGCCGCATCAAAGAGAAGGACGAATCGGTCCCGGTCTTCAATAATGGATATTGGTATTACACCAGAAGCGAGGAAGGAAAACAATATTTCAAGTATTGCAGGAAAAAAGGAATGCTGGAAGCGAAAGAGGAAATTTTGCTTGATGTAGACCAGATGGCCGAGGGGCATCCCTATTATTCAGCTGCGGGATTCAGTATCAGCCCTGACAATAAGTTGCTGGCTTACGGAGTGGATACGGTTTCACGCCGGGAGTATATCATGAAAATCAGGAACGTCGAAAGCGGTGAGGATTTGAGTGATGCGGTTAAGCGCACTGAACCGGGTTATGAGTGGGGAAATGATAATAAAACGCTGTTCTATACAGCCAAGAATGCGAAAACGCTTCTAAGCGAAAAAATCAAGCGGCATACTGTCGGGACTGACGCTAAAAAGGATGTGGCCGTATACACCGAGAAAGATAATAGCAACTATATCGGTGTGGGCAAAAGCAAATCTGAAAAATACATTGTCATCGCGTCTTCCGCGACGATGTCGTCCGAGTACAGAATCCTCGACGCAGACAAACCGGAGGGAGAATTTCAGGTTTTTCAACCGAGAATGAAGGACGTGATCTACGATATTGACCACCATGACGACAAATTCCTGATTGTGACCAACAAAGACGCGCTGAACTTCAGACTGATGGAAACACCGGTAGGGCAGACGGGCGTCGAAAATTGGAAGGAAGTAATCGCAACCAGAAAAGACGTTCTACTCGAAGGAATTGAGGTTTTTAAAGACTTTTTAGTAGTCAGCGAGCGGAAAAACGGTTTGTTGCAGATCCGCATCCGTAACATTAAAACCAATGCCGAGCATTATGTGGACTTTGGCGAGGCGGCTTACACCGCGCATCCTTCCGCAAATCCCGAATACGATACAAAGAATCTTCGTTACAGTTACACGTCACTGACGACGCCCAATTCCGTGTACGATTACGACATGGAATCGAAGAAAAAGGAACTTAAAAAGCGCCAGGAAGTGCTGGGAGGTTACAATCCGGAGGAGTATGTGACGGAGCGGTTATATGCCACTGCAAGGGATGGCGTACAGGTCCCGATTTCGCTTGTCTATAAAAAAACAACGGGGAAAAGTCCGCAATCACCGCTTTTGCTTTATGCGTACGGATCATATGGTTACAGTACCGATCCTAGTTTCAGCAGTACAAGGCTCAGTTTGCTGGATCGCGGCTTTGTGTATGCAATCGCGCATATCCGTGGCGGGCAGGAGATGGGGCGTCAGTGGTACGAGGATGGGAAAATGTTTAAAAAGAAAAATACTTTCAACGATTTCATAGATTGTGCGGAGCATTTGATCAAAGAAAACTACACTTCCACGGCGCATTTGTATGCAATGGGAGGAAGCGCGGGCGGTTTGCTCATGGGGGCTGTCGCCAACCTGCGCCCTGATCTTTGGAACGGAATAGTGGCAGTGGTACCGTTTGTAGATGTGGTGACCACTATGCTGGATGAAAGTATCCC
This Dyadobacter sp. UC 10 DNA region includes the following protein-coding sequences:
- a CDS encoding S9 family peptidase, whose amino-acid sequence is MRIILPFLAVIVFSCNQNKKLEREAYQWPEATPPVAEKKDHETGMHGDKRNDEYYWMADYFSKGADSNKVVDYLKAENAYTDKLLAGTEQLQKELFSEMKGRIKEKDESVPVFNNGYWYYTRSEEGKQYFKYCRKKGMLEAKEEILLDVDQMAEGHPYYSAAGFSISPDNKLLAYGVDTVSRREYIMKIRNVESGEDLSDAVKRTEPGYEWGNDNKTLFYTAKNAKTLLSEKIKRHTVGTDAKKDVAVYTEKDNSNYIGVGKSKSEKYIVIASSATMSSEYRILDADKPEGEFQVFQPRMKDVIYDIDHHDDKFLIVTNKDALNFRLMETPVGQTGVENWKEVIATRKDVLLEGIEVFKDFLVVSERKNGLLQIRIRNIKTNAEHYVDFGEAAYTAHPSANPEYDTKNLRYSYTSLTTPNSVYDYDMESKKKELKKRQEVLGGYNPEEYVTERLYATARDGVQVPISLVYKKTTGKSPQSPLLLYAYGSYGYSTDPSFSSTRLSLLDRGFVYAIAHIRGGQEMGRQWYEDGKMFKKKNTFNDFIDCAEHLIKENYTSTAHLYAMGGSAGGLLMGAVANLRPDLWNGIVAVVPFVDVVTTMLDESIPLTTNEFDEWGNPKNKESYEYMKSYSPYDNVGKKAYPNMLVMTGLHDSQVQYFEPAKWVARLRTHKTDKNVLILKTNMEAGHGGASGRFDYLKEIAVEYAFMFALEGINE